One stretch of Oncorhynchus masou masou isolate Uvic2021 chromosome 9, UVic_Omas_1.1, whole genome shotgun sequence DNA includes these proteins:
- the LOC135545243 gene encoding estrogen-related receptor gamma-like, with product MDLKDFCLSENVHFHSQHNHLLDSSNTDDAPLLDDTCIKTDPPSPTFALDRTTAFSPSSDSSGYNVFSPGHSLDPESPSSSSSGVSAAPDSSSASQFCSDRSLALSSHVDSIIKCDYLSSLGSGPKRLCLVCGDFASGYHYGVASCEACKAFFKRTIQGNIEYSCPLMNDCEITKRRRKSCQACRFQKCLRAGMMKEGVRMDRVRGGRQKYKRRGDSGLSLYTKAPDTHPAKSNGYKVISQLLLTEPAPLCATPDNSTNDDNLKALLMLCDLLNRELLVMIGWAKHIPGFSALSLVDQMTLLQSGWMETLVLSVVSQSLGYGEELVFAGNLRLGQAQCRAAGLSDLYTALRQLTTKYRQMNLSREEVVTLKAMALANSDAENLESVEAVQRFQDGLHEALQEYESAQHTAELHRAGKLLMTLPLLRQTANRAVDTFCRLHLEGHVPMHKLFLEMLDANI from the exons ATGGATCTAAAGGATTTTTGCCTGAGTGAAAACGTCCACTTCCACAGCCAGCACAACCA CCTGTTGGACTCCTCAAACACCGACGACGCTCCTTTACTAGATGATACATGTATCAAGACGGACCCCCCCAGCCCTACCTTCGCCCTGGACAGAACCACAGCATTCAGTCCCAGCTCGGACAGCAGTGGATACAATGTATTCTCACCGGGTCACTCGCTGGACCCGGAATCCCCGAGTTCGAGCAGCAGCGGTGTCAGCGCAGCACCGGACTCTAGCAGCGCATCTCAGTTTTGCTCGGATCGCAGTTTGGCGCTCTCCTCGCACGTTGACTCCATCATCAAATGTGACTACTTATCGTCGCTGGGCTCTGGACCTAAAAGGCTGTGCCTAGTGTGTGGCGACTTTGCATCGGGATATCACTACGGAGTAGCGTCGTGTGAGGCATGCAAGGCTTTCTTCAAGAGGACAATTCAAG GTAACATTGAGTACAGCTGCCCTTTGATGAACGATTGTGAGATCACCAAGCGCCGTAGGAAGTCGTGCCAAGCGTGCCGCTTCCAGAAGTGCCTGCGTGCCGGCATGATGAAGGAAG GTGTTCGCATGGACCGAGTCAGAGGAGGACGTCAGAAGTACAAGAGAAGGGGGGACTCTGGCCTCTCGCTTTATACGAAGGCCCCAGACACACACCCCGCCAAGTCCAACG GATACAAAGTGATCTCCCAGCTCCTCTTGACAGAGCCAGCCCCCCTGTGTGCCACGCCTGACAACTCAACCAATGATGACAACCTTAAAGCCCTGCTGATGCTTTGTGACCTCCTAAACAGGGAACTCCTGGTCATGATTGGCTGGGCAAAGCATATCCCAG GCTTCTCTGCCCTTTCATTGGTGGACCAGATGACCCTGCTGCAAAGTGGTTGGATGGAGACACTGGTCCTGTCAGTTGTGTCTCAGTCTCTGGGCTATGGGGAGGAGCTGGTGTTTGCTGGGAACCTGCGTCTGGGCCAGGCCCAGTGCAGAGCAGCCGGACTCTCTGACCTCTACACCGCCCTGAGACAGCTGACCACCAAGTACAGGCAGATGAACCTGAGCCGAGAGGAAGTGGTCACTCTCAAGGCTATGGCCCTCGCCAACTCAG ACGCAGAGAACCTGGAGAGTGTGGAGGCAGTGCAGCGGTTCCAGGACGGACTCCATGAGGCTCTGCAGGAGTACGAGAGCGCCCAGCACACAGCAGAGCTCCACCGGGCAGGCAAACTGCTCATGACCCTGCCCCTGCTCCGGCAGACTGCCAACCGTGCCGTGGACACCTTCTGCCGGCTCCACCTGGAGGGTCACGTGCCCATGCACAAACTCTTCCTGGAGATGCTGGACGCCAACATATGA